The DNA window GCTGCAACCAAGCCATGTAGTTCCAGGGCCTTATGTATTTCTTGAATTTGTTGACCTGTAAAAGGTTGTGGCTGCACAAATAAAATATCATCCATGTAATTATAAATCGTTGTTTTGGCCCAGGCCTGTCGCAAAGGTTGTAAAGCATTGTCAACATACAGCTGACACAAGGGTCACTGTTGCGCATTCCCTGTGGGAGAGTAAGCCATTCAAATCTCTTGTCTGGTTCTTCCCTGTTTAAAGCCAGTAAGGTAAATGCAAACCTCCGAGTGTCTCGAGGGTGAAGAGCAATAGTAAAAAAACAGTCCTTAAGATCCACAATTAACAGTGGCCAGTCCTTTGGCAACATGGCTGGGTTAGGCAAACCTGGTTGTAAGGCTCCCATAGGCTCTATTTATTCATTTACAGCCCGTAAATCTTGTAGCAAACGATATTTTCCCGACttcttttaaataacaaaaataggGGTATTCCATGGGCTTACTGACAACTGTAAATGACCCTGCTCATATTGTTCTTGTACTAGTACATGTGCTTGTTCCAGACTTTCCCTTTTTATCGGCCATTGCTTAACCCACACTGGTGTGTCCGTGTTCCAAATGAGTGGGATTGGGAAAGTCCACACAATGGCCATTAGCCCAAAGGGTACTCATTTGTCAGCACAACCCCCATTTGAGCCAAAATGTCCCGACCAATGAGGCACTGCACAGTAGGAGGCAAAGGCACAACAGAGAAAACACTCCGTAAAATTTTTCAATAGATAGTTACTGATAACATGGGTGATTTCCTTGCAAGTGTTAAGCCTCCAACCCCGGTAACTGCTGCTGTGGTTGGCTGTAACGGCCAGTTGTGGGGCCAGCAATCCAGGCTGATAATCCTGGAGTCTGCACCAATATCTAATAAACCTTCCAAGGTTTGCCTGTCACCCTGATACTCTATCAATACAGGACATTTTAGACGAACGTTTAAGTCCATTGTTAACTGAGTAAATCCTCCATTGGAGCCAAATCCCTCTTCCCCCGGGACTGTGATTGATGAGGGGGTAATGTTTTAGTCATTTGCTCCAGTAGAACTAATTGAGCTATCCTCTGTCCTTTCTCAACTCGTATAGGTGAAAAAGGACCAAAAGGGCCGCTCCTCCGTGTGAATCCTCTGGTGCCTGACAAGATgagagctggtctgaaacctcttcctgcatttatcacactcATAGGacttctccccagtgtggccCCTCAGGTGGTAGATCAGGTGGGAGCGCTGgcagaagctcttcccacactccccacactcgtaAGACCTCTCgccagtgtggatcctcttgTGGACAATCAGGTTTGACTTGTGGGTGAAACTCTTCCCACACTCggacactcatagggcctctcccGGGTGTGCATATGCTGGTGGCTGACAAGGGAGGAGTTGTACTTGAAGCCTTTCCCACAGTCGGGGCAGAGGAaaggcctctcctctgtgtgagtGCGCTGGTGCCTGAGGAGATcagagctggtctgaaaccccTTTCTGCATTTATCACACTTGTAGGGTTTCTCCCCGGTGTACCTCCTCATGTGGACAGTCAGGTGGGAGATCTGGCTGAaactcttcccacactcctcacACTTGTAAGACCTCTCCTCGGTGTGGCTCCTCAAGTGGACCATCAAGTTGGATCTccggctgaagctcttcccacactcctcacATATATAGGGCCTCTCCCCCGTGTGGATTTTCATGtggcaggtcaggctggatttctggctgaagctcttcccacatttcAAGCACTTCTGGGGCTTCTCCTTACCCTGAAGCTGCTCATAGACCAcgagctctgagctccaggcgCCTCCCTAGTCCAGGGTGGGCCTTTCCCCCTCAGATGCCTGAGATCtgcgtttgcagcccctcctcgtgcgggatctctggggtttttcctccctgttggattcctgtgctgtggagctgctcaaaacagcctcttccacaaggttctgctgtggggatttgtccgccctggtctccatcctcagctcctggtctgggggaggaaggacaaggagaggatgggatttgcctccgtgccacagggaaggacaaggagatcCTCCCAGTGcgtccccagcaggacagctttGGCAccagggttgtcctgcagccgggggccgtgctggggcgggagatggagcaggagagagggggaaaggggcactgaatTCCTCCTCACCTGCTTGGGGTTGCTGGgccatcttcctcttcctcacgaCCTCCTCCTCTTGCATCGGGCCAAGGTTTAGAAACAGGAAATCCTGGCTTGGGGGAAAACAAGGGCTGGGCGCGTTGGGTTTGATGGTCCCGCTGCCTGTCTtggtgtctgctaaggaaggcagagcCTCCCTTAAAAttgaaaatgtaaaccccctccctccaaagtactataattttgaaattaaggggctctcagggaaagatatgga is part of the Melospiza georgiana isolate bMelGeo1 chromosome 34, bMelGeo1.pri, whole genome shotgun sequence genome and encodes:
- the LOC131095371 gene encoding zinc finger protein 239-like, with translation MQEEEVVRKRKMAQQPQAELVVYEQLQGKEKPQKCLKCGKSFSQKSSLTCHMKIHTGERPYICEECGKSFSRRSNLMVHLRSHTEERSYKCEECGKSFSQISHLTVHMRRYTGEKPYKCDKCRKGFQTSSDLLRHQRTHTEERPFLCPDLSECGKSFTHKSNLIVHKRIHTGERSYECGECGKSFCQRSHLIYHLRGHTGEKSYECDKCRKRFQTSSHLVRHQRIHTEERPFWSFFTYTS